Genomic segment of Dromiciops gliroides isolate mDroGli1 chromosome 3, mDroGli1.pri, whole genome shotgun sequence:
AATATAGGTTGGGGTTGTctaggaaggcttcatgaaggaggtgtAATAGAGCTGAAGAATGGGTGGGTAGAATGTGGATAGATGGAGTAAATGTGAAGGAACATTCTAATTAGGGGCATCAGTATGAACAAAGGCCTTAAGACAAGAATGAACTAGGCATATTTAGAGGCACTGAGTAGAATGGTCTGGCTGGAGcatgaaagagaaaagatgggGAGAAGTAGGACTGAGTCATATTACAGGCAGTTGAAGCAAAAGGATGTAAGTTCTGGCCCTTAGGACCTTACAATCTTAACAAAGATAACAGAGATATGCGAAATTATAAAGACAATCATTTCAGTTCACTGCAGGGAAGACACAAAATTCCCTTTAATTTCACTCATTTGAGTGTGTGACAGGTTTTTCTAGCTAACATTGTGTTTCTGCCTTCTTATATAGGAGAAGAAGGATAGTCAGTAGAGGCATTAGACATACGATCAACTCACTCTTGAATTCAGACACAAGACAACTAAAACATCAATAAAGTCAACAtcattatagaaaagaaaacttttaataaCAAAGCTATTTCCATGGGCTGGTAGATGCCCCAGAGTAATTACACTTTACAATCAGGTAACAACAAATAAATTTGTTTGACAAATGCTTTTTCTGGTGCCTAGATATTTAACAGTAACACTCTATAATGAAAATCCCAGTTTATAGGTCATTTATAATAAAGTTAAGGATGGGGAGATAAAAGCTAAGCAAAGCTGAGTTGAGCTATTTATAGACCTTTGGTCCTGCCATCAAGTCAAATTACACTTCAATTCCTctgacctctctctgtctcagacATCTTGTTCACTAAAGTCAAAGAAGTCACCAAATCAAAACAGAAACCCACAAGGTCTAGGaattagagaaagagaagaatgacAGTGGTGCTTgacatttctctcttttcctgttcATTCACAATCTCCTTGGGAATCAGctctattttatatttggtcTCCAGAGACTGGGGATAGCATTATTAGCAacgcagtgcctggaacatagtaagcactttataaatgctggttgacttcACTTTTCTAGAAAACAGTGTTCCACTATAACAGAACAAAATAATTTGGACATCTGGAGACATTAGTCCTTGAACCCATTTGATGTGACTGATGAGTTTCCTTACTTTAAACTCTGAGATCCACTAACTAAGGGAAATTGTTTGAATATCACTGGATCTTCTCCTAGAGACTAAGCCTTTGAGAGTCTGGAGAAGCTGCCGATATCTCAGTCCATACAAGTAAGGCAAAAGGGCTCTAGGAAGCAGCATCAGTATTTCACTGTTAACTGCCATCAGCCATAATCGGGTGTTGTTTCCAACATAAAAGTTCTTAGACAGCATAATATCCACAGCAAAAACTACCACTGGACTGAGATATAGTATGATTAACATCGTATGAATCAGCAGTGTCCCCTTGGCCCTGGAATAACGATTTATACAAAGGCCTGACATCCTGGCAGTGTGATAGATCTTCACATAGCAGTAGGAGATCAGAGCTGCACAGATGAAGAGAGCACAAAAGATGAAAATCTGGGCAACGGTGATGAAGTGATTGCTGTCTGAGTTTGAACTCATAGTCAGCTGCAGGATACACAGTGAGGGCTCATCTGTTGATCCGGAATCCTGCTGTTTGCTGAACCAGATCAGGAAGGTAGGGAAAAAGCAGGCCACCACCCAAATAATGGCCACTACTTTCCTGGCAGTGGCACTGGACATGAGGGAGAGATAGCGAAGGGGGAGCATAACAGCAAGGTAGGTGTCCGTCACCATCACAGTGAATGACAAGATGGTGCTTGCACAGGAGATAAATATAACATCAGTGAGGATACCACAGAAAACTGGCCCCAGGGTCCAGCCAGTGAGGTTACTTGTTGAAATCAACACATGGAACAGGATATAGGCCAGATCTGAGAACATGACATTAGCAAAGAGCAAGTAACGGGGTTCACTCCGGAATTTCTTCTTCCTCAGGATGGTGGCCAGAAGAAGGGGGTTCAAGGCCAGTGTGGCTGTGGTGAGGAGAATCAAAGGAATGAGGAACCAACGGAGTGAGGGTAAAAGGACCCAAAAAGCCTCCTCAAGTTCCAAGGAGTAGTTGCCTGGAAGCTGATAAAAAGCAGGTGCTAGGTTAACAATTTCCACCTGGAAAGGGGTGGCCTTTCCCCGCAAGTGGCTCAGCACTGCCTCTTCAACCATGTTCCTGAGACTaagatccatccatccatgaggGAGAAAAGAACACAGCATCAGCTTTTCTACTTTCTTGAACACAAACCTTAAACTAGCTCAGCTGGAAGAGGCAGAGATGGCCTTCACTTCTGAAAGGTCATAAGGTGAGACGGACCTAGGACAAAGGataactttgtaaattttaaagcaccatgtaaatgtgTGTTATTCATCACAGAATTACACatc
This window contains:
- the GPR148 gene encoding probable G-protein coupled receptor 148 is translated as MTAASMFCDAASLRFVFKKVEKLMLCSFLPHGWMDLSLRNMVEEAVLSHLRGKATPFQVEIVNLAPAFYQLPGNYSLELEEAFWVLLPSLRWFLIPLILLTTATLALNPLLLATILRKKKFRSEPRYLLFANVMFSDLAYILFHVLISTSNLTGWTLGPVFCGILTDVIFISCASTILSFTVMVTDTYLAVMLPLRYLSLMSSATARKVVAIIWVVACFFPTFLIWFSKQQDSGSTDEPSLCILQLTMSSNSDSNHFITVAQIFIFCALFICAALISYCYVKIYHTARMSGLCINRYSRAKGTLLIHTMLIILYLSPVVVFAVDIMLSKNFYVGNNTRLWLMAVNSEILMLLPRALLPYLYGLRYRQLLQTLKGLVSRRRSSDIQTISLS